The region cttgattttattgtttagcaaaatttattttttaagaaaacttTGACAGCATAACCAaatatgaattttatgatttatcataATTTTCATAGCTATATCTCACTTTTGGAGACTTTTTGTTGGCAAAGCCTAGGTCAAAGTGTATCATGAACAACACATGAAAATTAATGATAATTTTAGAAGAGATCTGGACAATATAACGACATGGAGAAATCAGATTTTCTCATTTCCCCTTTGGTTATATCTCACTTTTGAAAACAATTTTGTGGCTTATAAAGAAAGCCTAGGTCAAATTGGACCAAAGACAAAAGAAGAAAATCATTGGAAAAGAAAAAATGTTCGGAATAACGAGAAGAAAATAGACTTTGTATAAATCCTTGAAGATGAAAATCTTAACACTCTGGATTTCTTCCTTAATTTCtctcttgtgtttttttttttatcgtaATCTCTCacaattttggcagagtttttatttttttatttttttcattttttctccaTTGTCTGATTTTCTTTTTGCTCTTTTTATAGACTTAATTTGACGATAAATTGATCGAACAATGAAGGAAGTGGAGTAGAGAAGAGTGGGGAGTGGGGAGTGGCTAGTGGTGAGAGGTTATTGATTGgtggatatatatattttttattttctctcatttACTCTAAACtgattctttttcttttattattttttatttaataataataataataaaaaacagtCATGAATGCTGACCTGAAATGCTGAATCTCGAATTTGCTGAGAATAATAATTCATATCATATATAATGGCCTGTGAGTGTGACAAAAAGAAAACTGTTATAGTAGAACACAACACAGAGATATTGACAATGTGCTTTGATGTCATCTTTCTAATCAAATCATTTTCATACTATCAATTATCTCACATGCATTTATGAATAAATGTATATTAGACCACTGAATCATGGATGATATACAAAaagaaactatatatatataatttgcaaTAAACAAACTGAATCATGGCTATGGTCATATTCAATCAAAACCAAAgaaataaatgcattaaattttatgaatctGAAACCCCAGCAAATTAACCTCAAAGTCTACTTTGTTTTTCTTCCAAAAATCTAGAACCAAAAGTTCCAGCAAATTTGATAATacagaaaataaaaataagaacaaGGAGACGATGCTATGACTCATTAAAAAAATTGGACCTTTCATATACTAACCTGAGATAATGTGAATCTGAAAAGCAGTGGAtgaataaaatgaaaaagaaaaaaattagataCAATAATAGCAGCAACTCCCTACCATAACTTTTAATTTTGTCTTCCTACCATAACTTTTAATTTTGTCTTTTGCAATAATTTTGTAAtacgtattattattattattattattatgtgaacAAGATATAAAAAAGTATAAGAGTAATATAATGATGGTATAATTTACAAATTATaagtgctctttttttttttactaatttttttttactctATATAATGTTTTATGTGAACATTTTTATTTAGTCCTTtgtagcatatatatatatatataaatatatatatatatataaataaaaaaatagcccATATAAAATTACTCCAACTATATAAATCTGAATACATGAAATCTTAATAGTTTTCTCTgcaaaataaatgataaaataaaacaaaatctaTCTTTTATGTAGTTCCTAAGGTGTGGGTACAAGCCAATAGGCGGTCGATAATTCATTTTTTTGAGTTTATCTGAATCAATAGTAAAATGTAATTTAAACTCTTCATTTTCAAGATTGTATAGGCCTAAATCTGAAATCATAGGAGGTCTTGATGAACCATATAATCCATCCACATCATGAGTAAAATAAATGCAATTTGGTTGAAGCCCCATAAAACTAGAAGCCAAAATCGATAATGAGGAGTTATCACCAACAAACAAGGACatttgaccaagatttttaatctGAATCCAATCGTCAGAGTCAAAACAATACCTCCAAACTCTAAACGATAATGTTGTTCGACCTTTAATCTTGACATCCTCGAATTCAATAAACCTTTCAACCATTATGATATGTCCATATGATTCCACCAAATATCTCTTACCAGATTGAAACATCCATGGAATCTCACGAGCAAGTTTCTTTACTGTTGAGTTGACGCAAGAGCCTCTAAGATCGAAAGATCTTAAGTCACCATCTCCGGTTACtgcataaaataaatcattataAAGCAAAATATCTTCTGAAAAGAAATTTGGCTCTATTTTTATCCAAGTTTGGGGGACGCCATCATCATGTGAAAGTCTAATGAAAGCCAACTCGTTTATGTCACTAAATATTACTACAACGATGCATTCATCTGGATTTGCTAGCGGATCATGCGTAATTAGTGCCTTGTAAATGTGGAAGTGGTAGACATTTTCAGGATCAATATATACATCGTAGTCATCTCGAACATCATTTTCAAGATCATATGGTTCAACACCTTCTTCATACTCCATAGGAAATAATGGTGGAAGTTGAATAACACATGTGTTTGCATTATTATTCCCATATTGAACCATAGAACAAGGTTTGTAGAGTGTTACAGTCCAATCCTTATTCACAGTAACCACCCAACCCTTTGAGGAGGCACAAAATCGTTTATCATATGGCACCACAAGTTTTGACTCTAAAAACTTATTATTCGTAACGTTATACATATTCCATGTGTTGTCATCTTCAGTACTAGGAGTTAGAAGCATTGGAACTTAGAAATATCTATATCGATTATATAATGTTTGATTCGTTGATGTAGATTATCCTTCATTACACAATGCCATTCATGGCAAACAGAACCAAATCGGATAAAAGCAATCGTTGGCTCTATTTTTTCCAAAATTAAATTCTAAGATATGGGTTGGAATCTCTGTCAAATCTGCAACTATAGATAAACAAATTATAGTAAACTTAGAATAAGTTTAATTCAACCAAGGCTCatataaataacaaaaaaaaaaaatcaattagtaaaCATACCCGAATCCATGTGCTCTCTtagttaattatataaaaatgcaCGAATTAATGATAGGGAGCTAATGACCTATTATTTATATAGGTGTGTGAAtaatctaattttaattttttaaaatatatatatatatatattgctgaTTTGATTTTGTTGTATATCTAAGATATTTTTCATCcttttcaaatttaaatatacatatatctccaaaataaaaataataaaaaaaaatatatatatatataccttctGATATTCAAGGCactatattataatttttaactattctttccttttaaatttattttttaattaacaaaattaattcgTCCATTACATTTAAAAAcggtttttgtttttatttacaACTTTTcagatatttatttattcaattgtGTTTTTAATcaaacaaattatttatttaagattttatttttatatacatacggttcatttaaaaaaaaaaagatatttatattagttGAGATGTTTGTGGAAAAAATAAAATCtgtgaaaattttaaaatataatctaAATTgataaattagtattttttttaaatatagtaATGCATGACTAGGCACAAACAAACAACTAAACATATGAAATTAACtatgattaaattatttttactttTATTGAAAATTCTTCAAtatatgttttattaattatgttgctttataaaaaagaaaaagaaaagtaataGTCAAATTAATCAACACTAGTGATGAAGATACACTGCTCGTACGGACTAACCAATATAGTGGTTTTTGGTATAATATTGCATTCGAGAACATGACCAAactcatttttctttattttaccaTATATCagcttttttatttcttctttatattttatctacatcatttaaatattatattttttattaattaaaataatagaaaataagaaataaataaatagaaaatgataaaaaagaacttaaatggagagagaaagaaaggaaaatgaataaaaaaatgtttagagACGAGTTAAACCCTAGTAGAGAAAAATTCATGATGAATAATACATATGTAATTGAACTCATCTATTAgagcatattttttttcttattttttctaatttttagtTCATTTACTGGGAGTGCT is a window of Humulus lupulus chromosome 4, drHumLupu1.1, whole genome shotgun sequence DNA encoding:
- the LOC133830295 gene encoding uncharacterized protein LOC133830295 — translated: MLLTPSTEDDNTWNMYNVTNNKFLESKLVVPYDKRFCASSKGWVVTVNKDWTVTLYKPCSMVQYGNNNANTCVIQLPPLFPMEYEEGVEPYDLENDVRDDYDVYIDPENVYHFHIYKALITHDPLANPDECIVVVIFSDINELAFIRLSHDDGVPQTWIKIEPNFFSEDILLYNDLFYAVTGDGDLRSFDLRGSCVNSTVKKLAREIPWMFQSGKRYLVESYGHIIMVERFIEFEDVKIKGRTTLSFRVWRYCFDSDDWIQIKNLGQMSLFVGDNSSLSILASSFMGLQPNCIYFTHDVDGLYGSSRPPMISDLGLYNLENEEFKLHFTIDSDKLKKMNYRPPIGLFTLSQIFGRKTK